The Terriglobus roseus sequence CACATAGTCAAAGCGCGCTCCGTAGTTGAGTACAAGCTTTGGCGTGACCTTCCAGCTATCCCCTGCAGACAGGAACCAGGTGTTTACGAATACCTGCCGTTCGGGATCGCCGATGGCGATGGTCGCGTCTGACGTGCGTCCGGAAAGGAAGTCGGCCAGCGGCGCGATGTATTGGTCCGGCGTGTAACAGTTGGTTGCGGTCTGTGGCGTCGTAGCGCAACCCGGTAGTTTCGCGTTGATGGTTTGAGCGATCTGACTGCCGTCGAAGGTGAACGATCCGACAGAATGGCGCTTGTAGAACTCGTCGAGTTGCGCCTGACGAAATTCGCCACCGAACCGGAGCTCGTGGTTGCCGATGATCCACGACACCTGGTCGGTCAGGTGCCCGGTAATGTCATTGCGGCCTTCCGGCGGGGTCAGGCCGGCAGGATCGAAGGAACCGATATTGATATTGGGTGCATTGGTGTACTTTGCGCTGGTGACGAAGCCCGCGGTCTGAATGCTGCCGAAGTTCGTGTTGGCATCATTGAAGACCTGGTTGAAGTAGTTGACGCCCATCAGGACCTGATTGGAGATATGCGGCGTAATGGAGCGGTTGTAGACAATCGCGATGTTGTGCACATGAAGCGGAGCGACCTCGTAGTAATCCGCCAGTTGCGATCCGACGGGCGCCACCTGGTTGCCCTGACCCGTAAACCAGTGAGCGGACAGGCTGTCCTTATCCGAGATGTGCCAGTCAAGCTTGCCAATGCCATTCCAGCTATAGCCGTACTCCGGTACTGGCGAGTGGAAGTTATCCGGTGTTGTGTCGGTTGAACCCAGGTTGCCGCTGGTGTACAGGGTGTTCAGTGTGCTCTGCATAACGCCCAGCGATGCGAGGCCGTTCATTGCAAGCAGAGCCTTGGCCTGCGTCTGCCAGCCCGTATTGGGCTCCGTCGCGGTGCCGGATTCGCCGATGACAAAACGCTGATGCTCAAAGCTCAGGAAGCCGAATAGCTTGTCCTTGAGGAATGGGCCTCCCACTGAGAAACCGGTGTTGTAATTACGGACCTTTTGCTTAATGTCGGCAAAAGGGCTCTTCGTGCCGAAGAGTTCATTTCGGTTGAAGTAATACACCGAGCCATGCAATGAATTCGAACCGGCCTTAAGTGACAGGTTGACTGTGCCGCCGGGATTGCGTCCGCCCTCCGGTCCTGCCTGGGTTTGTGCGCTGAACTGATCTACAGCGTCGATGGGAAGCACGATCCCTGCAATCCCGGATACGCCACCCTGATTGACTGCCGGAACGTTGTGCCACAGATCGTTGTTGTCGACGCCGTCAATTTGCCAGTTCATCTGGTTTGCGCGCGTCCCGTTCAGCGATCCAAATCCTCCGCCGACGTAGCCCGCAAAGCCCGGCGTCAATTGAACCAACTGCGTGAAGTCGCGGCCGTTCAGCGGCATGTTGTCCACGGCTTTTTGATCGAGCACGGTTGTCTGCGTGACCGTGGTTGTGTCGAGCGCGATTGCGGCTGCATTGACTTCCACGGTCAAGCTCTCGCTGGCGACGGCGAGTTTTACCGGTAGCGTATACATCGTGCCGGCGGCGACCTGGATCTTGTCGTACTTCGTCTTGCCGAATCCACCCGCAGAGATTTCTGCGCTGTAGATCCCCAGCGGAAGATCCTGGAAGAGGAATTCGCCACTGGAAGAACTCACGGAGGAACTGACGACGCCGGTGGCAACGTTGGTGACCTTCACGGAAGCGTTAGGACCGAGGCACCTGTGGAGTCAGTGACCGATCCATTGATACCGCCACGGAATGTCTGCGCTTTCGCAAACGGCGTGAGCAGAAGCAAGAGTAAGAGCAGCGAACAGCGCAATGGCATTTGCATATTCCTCCCGGAAACGACAACAGTGCCTTACCCGCTCTGTAGAGAGCAGTTGGTTCGTGGCTGAATATCGGGCGGGTCAGTTCGGAATCCGAACTAACCTCTCTCGCAGAGCTTCAGTCTCTTCCGCATGCGTTCACGTGCACGCAGCGGTTACATTTTGGTGAATTGCACAGAAGATACAAACACGCAGATACCCACGCAAGCTTTATTGCGAGCTATTCATGGTATGTGGCGCTAATAGGCGCTTTGTGCTCTGTATAAGTCGTCTTCACGACGGAATCCTGCTGAATCACTCGCAGGTTAGAGTTTGAATAACTCCAACGCAAAGTCACGCACAGGTCACAGCGGCGACGCAAAACAGTATGCGGATTTTCTACTTGATGCGGCTGAGCGAGGCTTCGATGTGATGGGCGACATCGGCCTGCGCGAATTGCGATGCGACGCGGATCGCGTTCAGGATCGCGACCTCGTTCGAGGATCCATGGCCGATGATGCACGCGCCACGAACGCCCAGCAGCGGCGCTCCACCATATTCGGAGTAGTCGAGGCGCTTCTTGAAGTTCTTGAATGCCTTGCGGCTCAGCAGCGCACCGACCTGGGAGGTGATGGTCGCCTTTAAGGTCTGCTTCAGGCTCTCGGAGACAAGCTTCGCGATGCCTTCGGTGGTCTTGATCGCCACGTTGCCCACGAAGCCGTCGCAAACTACGACATCGCAGCGGCCGTTGAACAGGTCGCGGCCTTCGACGTTGCCGATGAAGTGATAGATCTGCTCACCCTCAAGGGCACGGAGGAGCGGCAGGGTTTCGCGGGTGAGCGCGTTGCCCTTGCTGTCTTCTTCGCCGATCGAGAGCAGGCCCACACGCGGCTTGGGGATGCCAAGCACGTTCTGCGCGTAGATCTGGCCCATCAGGGCAAACTGCACCAGGTTCTTCGGATCACTATCGACGTTGGCGCCGACGTCCAGCATCACGCAGGGCGAACCGGTCTGCGTGGGCAGAATAGTTGCCAGCGCGGGCCGATCGACACCTTCCAGCGTGCCCAGCACCATCTTGGCCGTGGCCATGGCGGCGCCAGTATTGCCGGCCGTGACGAAACCCCGAGCCTTGCCTTCGCGGACCAGTTTCAGGCCCACGCGCATGCTGGAGTCTTTCTTGGATCGGACAGACGCTGCCGCCTTGTCGTCCATGCTGATCCATTCACTGGCGTGAACCACGTGAATAGGCAGACGCTCGCCCTGGAGGTGTTCCTCCAGCAGCGGCCGGATCATGTTCTCCGGTCCAACAAGATGTACGCGAACAGGAAACAGACGGCACGCGGCGATGGCGCCGCGTATCTCCGGTTCCGGGCCCTTTTCAGAGCCCATCGCGTCAAGAACGATATCAGTCAGCATCCGGTGGGATTCGACGCTTACGCTTCCTTCGTCGCAGCGGCAACCACGGCGCGGCCGCGGTACTCGCCGCACTTGGGGCAGGCGTGGTGCGGCAACTTGCGCTCGCCACAGTTGGGGCAGTTACCCGAGTTGGGAGCGGTGAGGAAGTCATGCGAGCGGCGCTTGGCGGTCCGCTGCTTGGAATGGCGACGCTTGGGATTCGGCATCGTATTACCTTTCAGAAACGCTAAAAATCAGCACAATCGCTCCCGTTCACGCTCATATCATCCGCGTGTTCGGAAGCTCAGTGCTTCAAACCTTGGTCGGCTTCCCACGCTTGGTAGCTGCGTGTCGAGTTACTTGCTTTCGGACTTGCTTGCCGCACCGAATCCCTGAAGCGCAGCCCAACGCGTATCGACTTCCGTCTCGACGCAGTTACAGGCTGTTTCATTCAGGTTTCCGCCACACCGCGCGCAAATACCCTTGCAATCGTCCCGGCAGAGTGAGCGATCGGGCAGGGAAAGCAACACCTGCTCGCGCACCACGTCTTCCAGGAGAAGGCCGTTCTGTTCATAATACCCGATTTCCGTCTCAGCTTCACTGATGGCGCGCTCGCCGGCTTCCGCATCGACGCCAGAGGGCCGGAAGATCAGGTCAAAGTTCTGGTCGGCGTGGTACGCAATGGGATCCAGGCAGCGGGCGCACAGCAGTTCGAAATCGCCGATGAAGGCTGCCCGCACGCGAATGTCTTCGACGATGTCCTTCGGCCCGCGGTTCTCTTCAATGCGGTCGGCCTCGCCCTTAACGGTCAGGGGACCGATTTGGCGAACGTCCGGAGCGTAGTCGATGGTGCCGGGCTGGATCGTCTCAGCAAGAGGCAGAGGGTCGGGGATAAGGTCGGCAGGGGTAATGCGCATAGCACCTCCATTATCGCAGCTTGTACAGGTGGGGCGTTCGACTGACCCCGTTGCGGGATTGCAAGTTGAAGGGGCCTGCAGCTCAATCTACGGAATTCTATAGATCGACATGTACCAAATCTGGGATATTCCGTGTTCGCGCCGCCCGAAACGCTGAATTACCGGCATAAAACGAAGCTTGTAACTTTGGCACGACACCTGCTCTAAAGGATTGCGGGAAGAGCGTGCGGATAGGTGCTGCTGACACGATCAGCTGTTCCAATGTGCGAAGAACCAGCCCGGGGAGTTGCAGATCGCGCCAGATTTGGGCCACAGCCTGAACTGAGCAGCGGCGGACTTCACCGGAGGGCACCAAAATTTTAGGAGGCCGTGACAGGCCATTCGAATCAGGACAGGAACGGCCACCCGCAGAGGTGGCCGTTTCGCCGTTCTGGAAGTACTCCCTGCCTCACTCTCTGTGCAAAACTGGTGCTTGACCATTCCGGGGACCTGGAGTAGCATCAGCATTGCCTGACGAAGACGCTGATGCACGGTTCGCAACAGTAGCGCGAACAACCGCTCGCTAAACGGTGGCTCAAACGAGCCTGCAGGCCGAACGACATCGACACAGAAAGTTGATTCCTTCCGATCTGGGCTTGGTCATGCCCGGCGCGAAGGCAAAGAGGATCGAGGCGCAGAGGATCGCACCCGGCTCGCAGCCAAAACTCTGCAGCCCCCTTTCCAAAGCGACCATCGTCTGCAAGCCCGTAGTGATCACGCTGCCCCGCGGCAAACGCCTGCCCGGCAGCACGCTGCACCAAGAGATTGCCCGCCCGGACGAAATGCCTTTGGCGTGCGCTCGTATTTCGAGTGAGAGCTTGAGTACCTCCCTTCTGAACGCATCCCGTGTCTGCCGGCCGTCCGCCGCCCGCCCTACCAGCGGTCGCTGACGTGACCAGAAACAGGCCTTCGCGCGTGTCTGCGCTGACGACCTGAAGAGAAGAAAGAAGAAGCATGAACGCAGAGCAGAACCTTCCTGAGTCGCACGTCTCCGTTGCGCCTCCGCCGCCTCCCTCGCACGACTCTGAGGAAGGCGCCTCCAACGGATCACAGACAGCAGCACCGGGAAAGAGCCGCCGCCGCCGTCGCAAGCGTAAGAACCGCCCCGGCGAGGCTGGAGCAGCTCCCCAGATCAACGCGGGCGCAGAGGGCGGCGAAGCCGCAGCTCCGGCTGCTGCCGCTGAGGGCAGTGCGCCGCCGCAGCAGTCCAACGGGCAGCCGCAGCAGCGCTCGCGCCAGCAGAATGCCAACAACCAGCAGGGTCAGGGCCAGGCACAGGGTCCGGGCAAGCGCTGGAAGAAGAAGAAGTTTGGCGGCCGAGCCGGTGGTGGGGATGGTCAGCCGCGGCCCGAACCGGGTAACAGCGTTCAGGGCAGCACCGGCTCCATGGGCGCACGCGGCCGCAATCGCAAGCAGCAGAGCCGCGGTCCTCGCGCCTTTGTCGGTCCCATGGATCACAGCTATCGCGAAGCCAATGGCAATTATGCCGATGTGCCCGCAAGCACGATCGAGCTGCATGGCAATGGCGGTCGCCGCCCGAGCAATCACCGCAATAACAATCACGGCAATGAGGACCGCATGCCGCCAGAATTGCTGACGAATTTCCGCGCCGTCGCCATTCCGGAAGGTGCTCCGACGCACATCTACTTCTTCATTGAAGACCTGTTCTTCACGGCGAAGATCCAGGAGGCCGCGCGCCAGCAGGGCGTGAAGGTCGCCTTCATGAAGCCGGACAAGGACATCGTTGCGCACCTGGCGGAGCTGCACGATCACGAGCATCCTTCGTTGATTGTGTTTGATCTGAACAATGTTGCCGCGAAGCCGCTGACGCTGATTCCGAAGCTGAAGAGCAAGCTCAAGAAGGGCACCTCCATCGTGGGCTTCCTGTCGCATCTGCAGGGTGACCTGAAGGCGAAGGCCGTCGAAGCAGGTTGCGACTCCGTGATGCCGCGTGCGGCCTTCTCGCAGAATCTGCCAAACCTTCTACGCCGTTACGGTGCAGAAGACGAGCACGAGCCGAACTACAACCAGTAAGTCTGACGTATCCAAGTGAGGGCACCCATTGCGGGTGCCCTCACTCATTTCCGAGATAGAAAACCTCATGGCAATTAGTCCCGAACGTAAGTTCACGCCTGTTCGCATCGCCGCGCTTACCGTAAGTGATACGCGCACGGCTGCGACCGACCGCTCTGGCGATGTGCTGGTGCAGCGCATTGCAGAAGCGGGCCATACGCTCGCGGCGCGCGAGCTCCTGCGTGACGATGCCGATGCGATCGAAAGCCTTCTGCAGCGCTGGATTGCGGACGCTTCCATTGACGTCGTGATCAGCACCGGCGGTACAGGAATCACCGGCCGTGACGTGACGCCTGAGGCCTTTCATCGCGTGCTCGAAAAGCAGATCGAGGGATTTTCCGAGCTCTTCCGGATGATCTCGTTCCAAAAGATCGGACCGAGCGCGATTTTATCGCGCGCTGTGGCGGGTGTGGCTGCGGGGACATACTTATTCGCCCTACCCGGTTCGCCCGGTGCCGTGGTCGACGCGTGGGACGAGTTGCTTTTGCCGCTGCTCGACAGCCGCAATACGCCGTGTAATCTGGTCGACCTGATGCCGCGCCTGCGGGAACGGTAGGAGGAAACGATGCCAACGAAGATCATCGACACGACCAACGCCGAGCACTATAAGTGGGGCGGCCCTTCCGGTACCGATTGCGATGGCTGGCACCTGGTGAAGACCGAGCACCTAAGCGTCATCGAGGAGCTGATGCCGCCGGGCACGAAGGAAGAGCGGCACGCCCACGCGAAGTCGCGGCAGTTTTTCTTTGTGCT is a genomic window containing:
- the moaB gene encoding molybdenum cofactor biosynthesis protein B; translated protein: MAISPERKFTPVRIAALTVSDTRTAATDRSGDVLVQRIAEAGHTLAARELLRDDADAIESLLQRWIADASIDVVISTGGTGITGRDVTPEAFHRVLEKQIEGFSELFRMISFQKIGPSAILSRAVAGVAAGTYLFALPGSPGAVVDAWDELLLPLLDSRNTPCNLVDLMPRLRER
- a CDS encoding YceD family protein; the encoded protein is MRITPADLIPDPLPLAETIQPGTIDYAPDVRQIGPLTVKGEADRIEENRGPKDIVEDIRVRAAFIGDFELLCARCLDPIAYHADQNFDLIFRPSGVDAEAGERAISEAETEIGYYEQNGLLLEDVVREQVLLSLPDRSLCRDDCKGICARCGGNLNETACNCVETEVDTRWAALQGFGAASKSESK
- a CDS encoding TonB-dependent receptor, giving the protein MKVTNVATGVVSSSVSSSSGEFLFQDLPLGIYSAEISAGGFGKTKYDKIQVAAGTMYTLPVKLAVASESLTVEVNAAAIALDTTTVTQTTVLDQKAVDNMPLNGRDFTQLVQLTPGFAGYVGGGFGSLNGTRANQMNWQIDGVDNNDLWHNVPAVNQGGVSGIAGIVLPIDAVDQFSAQTQAGPEGGRNPGGTVNLSLKAGSNSLHGSVYYFNRNELFGTKSPFADIKQKVRNYNTGFSVGGPFLKDKLFGFLSFEHQRFVIGESGTATEPNTGWQTQAKALLAMNGLASLGVMQSTLNTLYTSGNLGSTDTTPDNFHSPVPEYGYSWNGIGKLDWHISDKDSLSAHWFTGQGNQVAPVGSQLADYYEVAPLHVHNIAIVYNRSITPHISNQVLMGVNYFNQVFNDANTNFGSIQTAGFVTSAKYTNAPNINIGSFDPAGLTPPEGRNDITGHLTDQVSWIIGNHELRFGGEFRQAQLDEFYKRHSVGSFTFDGSQIAQTINAKLPGCATTPQTATNCYTPDQYIAPLADFLSGRTSDATIAIGDPERQVFVNTWFLSAGDSWKVTPKLVLNYGARFDYVGPLHNGLQDLSVFRPGLTPSGIAFQGNQIDSLYQKYYGAFSPRLGLNYSLSNTTVLRAGYGFYYDTPNLNPFLDNRPGNAAPNGVEGNPVGPNPVFTIDVGEVQIAQGQNIFGTSTGVSCTTAAPCGVFSINKNFRPSVNQNYSLNVEQTLAPGVIAQVGYVGSQARHLLALLDINQALPGVYANNSARQVTRPYFSLYPQYGNINEVQSIGTSNYNSLQTQLRVNNWHRISASGTYTWSHNLDETSQYRGELPQDSRNFKGQYGNSDYDVRNTFVMFASYELPGSNYLKMLTSGWQVNALASYHGGQPFNIAASGNVSGTNEGTDRAVQILPDPYAGFRQRKTGASWLNPAAFSDAPQGTFGTLRRNQFYGPGYGDMDLSFFKNTRIAERVNIQFRAELFNLGNRINFAPPSSNNSGGTFTLNDTIGDYNGAPGIGAGEPFNTQFGAKITF
- a CDS encoding response regulator yields the protein MNAEQNLPESHVSVAPPPPPSHDSEEGASNGSQTAAPGKSRRRRRKRKNRPGEAGAAPQINAGAEGGEAAAPAAAAEGSAPPQQSNGQPQQRSRQQNANNQQGQGQAQGPGKRWKKKKFGGRAGGGDGQPRPEPGNSVQGSTGSMGARGRNRKQQSRGPRAFVGPMDHSYREANGNYADVPASTIELHGNGGRRPSNHRNNNHGNEDRMPPELLTNFRAVAIPEGAPTHIYFFIEDLFFTAKIQEAARQQGVKVAFMKPDKDIVAHLAELHDHEHPSLIVFDLNNVAAKPLTLIPKLKSKLKKGTSIVGFLSHLQGDLKAKAVEAGCDSVMPRAAFSQNLPNLLRRYGAEDEHEPNYNQ
- a CDS encoding cupin domain-containing protein, translated to MPTKIIDTTNAEHYKWGGPSGTDCDGWHLVKTEHLSVIEELMPPGTKEERHAHAKSRQFFFVLEGELTLEVERHDFVIAAGKGVEVHPGQAHQALNRSGAPVRMVVTSQPPSHGDRTAA
- the rpmF gene encoding 50S ribosomal protein L32; translation: MPNPKRRHSKQRTAKRRSHDFLTAPNSGNCPNCGERKLPHHACPKCGEYRGRAVVAAATKEA
- the plsX gene encoding phosphate acyltransferase PlsX; translated protein: MLTDIVLDAMGSEKGPEPEIRGAIAACRLFPVRVHLVGPENMIRPLLEEHLQGERLPIHVVHASEWISMDDKAAASVRSKKDSSMRVGLKLVREGKARGFVTAGNTGAAMATAKMVLGTLEGVDRPALATILPTQTGSPCVMLDVGANVDSDPKNLVQFALMGQIYAQNVLGIPKPRVGLLSIGEEDSKGNALTRETLPLLRALEGEQIYHFIGNVEGRDLFNGRCDVVVCDGFVGNVAIKTTEGIAKLVSESLKQTLKATITSQVGALLSRKAFKNFKKRLDYSEYGGAPLLGVRGACIIGHGSSNEVAILNAIRVASQFAQADVAHHIEASLSRIK